The Nicotiana sylvestris chromosome 6, ASM39365v2, whole genome shotgun sequence genomic sequence AATGACCTTCCCGCTAGCCGATCAAgtatttgatcaataaaaggcatagggaaatggtctTTGCATGTGGCACTATTGAGCTTACGATAATCCATACACACTCTCAATTCGGTCACCATTCTTGTTGGGATGAGCTCATTCTTGCCATTTTCAATCACGGTCATGCCTCCCTTTTTGGCACACATTGCACTGGGCTCACCCAAGAACTATCGGCAATGGGGTAGactaccccggcatccaaccacttgatgatttctttctttaccacctTTTGCATGGACAGTTTCAACCGTCGTTGGTGCTCCACACTTGGTTTAGTCTCattctccaattggatcttgTGTTCGCAAATTCCAGTGGGAATCCCTTGAATGTCCATAATTTTCCATCCAATATCTTGCTTGTGCTCCTTCAAGACATCCAAAAAATTATTCTACATGCACATCATTAAACAAAAAAGAAACGATTACCGGTAAAGTATCATTTGAGCCAAGAAATTTACACCTCAAGTGTGGTGGAAGTGGTTTGAGCTCTAGTTGCGGTGGCTCAATAATATAAGGCTTTGCGGGAGGAGTGTCTCTATTCTCCAAGTCGAGAGAGAGCTACGCCGGAGCATAAGTGTAGGACCCAAGCCCCTCCAATGCATTGACTGATTCCATATATCCTTCCATATCTTCACCATCAAAGTTCACCAAAATAGCCGCCAATGCCTCACCGaggcattgttcttccatcttcatttcaacagcatcttccacttcatcaacaacatcaatcaccaagaTGCTTTCATATTCAAGTGGTAGTTTCATACCCTTGCTTGATTGGAATGTAACCTCTTCATCATTAACACTAAATTTGATCTCATTCCATTCTGAATCCATTAGTGCTCTTCCCGTGTCAAGGAATGGTCTCCCCAAGATTATAGGGATCTCTTTTTCAACCACACAATCAAGGATTACAAAATCGGTGGGTAAATGAAACTTTCCCACTTTAACAAGCACATCATCGACAATTCCCACCGGTCGCTTTATGGAACGAtcagccatttgcaatctcatacttATGGGATTTGGCATACCTAACCCTGCTTGCTTGTAAATGGCAAGAGGCATTAAGTTGATGCTAGCCCCATTATCACAAAGGGCTCTTGCAAAATCATGTGCCCCAATAgtacaaggaatggtgaaagctcccgggtcttctttcttttcaacggtggatgttgcaatgatggaactaacccTGTGAGTCATATTCACCACTTCATTCTTGGTGGTTCTCTTCTTGGTAATCAAGTCTTTTAAATATttagcaaaacccgacatctcttgaaatgcttccacaaatggaatattcatcgataattgcttgagaatgtcatagaacttttcgagtttgctatcatcaaccttcctagcaagtctttgaaggaatggaggaggaggtctaggaataggtggtagagtttttggtgtctcttttaccttttcctttacctcTTCCCAGTTTTCTTCTTGCACTTTCAATTCTTCCGGAAACTTTTCAACTTCAACAACACTTTGCTCTTCAACCTCAACCTCATGTTTGGACTCTTCTACTTCAACCACTTGTTCACTCCTTCCTTGTAGTACCTTCCCACTCTGAGTAGTAATTGCCATGATATGAGAAGTTGGACCACTCCCACTACCctttgggttcgcaattgtgtcaCTTGGAAGTGTCCCTTTTTGTTTCGGATTTTGTTCCCTAGAGAggtctctcatttgcatctccaatTTTTTAATGGATGCAGTATGAGAGCCAACAAACTCAGTCATATTCCTTATAGAAGTGTCGGAGTTTTCTTGATTTTTCAATATTCCTTCAATCATGATTTCCAATTTGGAATCACTTgaggaaccttgatttgaatattgaccctttggaggaacataagggtttgaactccgatttgagaagttgttgttgttattcctaTTTCCTTGATTTGAGTCACCTTGGTCATTTCGCCACTGTTGGTTGCCTTGAACTTGTGGGTGAggcctccattgattttgttgtccttgaccttggtattgttgcctttgataacctccttgagagttgttgacatagttTGCCTCCTCAAAGTCTTCATTTGATATGGGTTGCACATCCTCCACCACATTTACCTTCTTTGTTTGGCTTTTGGTGAATATCTTTGTCAACACATTGACATTTGTGGCAAGCCCTGCAATCACTTGATCTCTCTCTTGATTTTACTTGATCATGGTAGTCGAGGAAGGAGAACCATATGCAATTCCACATGTGGTGTCTTTTGAGTTCCATGCTTGATTATGTTTTTCCATTTTGTCAAATATTTGTGTGACCCTTGCGAATGATTTTTCCATAAAAGATCCATCAGTTGCATCTTGGCTATAGATTGGTTCATAGGATCCAAACCCATGTAGAATTTTTACAACAAGATCGAATCCAGAAAACCATGATTAGGAGACCTCACCAAATATAACTTGAATCGACCCCATGCCTCATGTAGATGTTCTCCcggtacttgcttgaaaaagaaaattttatcccggAGCTCAGACTTCTTACTTTGTGGGAACCATTTAGCTAAGAATGCTCGGACAAGTTCAGGCCAAGAAAGAATGGAGTTTGGTAGCATATTTTGAAGCCATTTCCTTGCGTCCCCAGCTAGTGAGTACTTGAACATCCTCAACCTTAGGGCATCATCAGAGACGTTGTTATGCTTATGCATCACACACACACCCAAGAAGTTTCTAAGTTGTTGTGTCGGATCATCATCAGTGGAATTCCTGAAAAACCCCTCCGCCTTAAGCATAAGGATTAAGCCATGTTCCACCTTGAAAGTTGCAGCACCAACAACCggaggtacaatagcatttgtatcctcaatgtactcatctatgtccgcaaaaggattttcttccatttgttcctccatttattcttcatattcgaccatgttttcctatcaacaccaagcaaaacaagcaaagtgtgatggaatagaatAAGACACAAAGTAAAGCACCACTatatagtaatttcaaaaccgtattccccggcaatggcgccaaaatttgatacgctcaaattacactttaattaaatagtataAGGATGtcagtgtcaaatataataatcaACAAGGTTGGGGCCGAATCCCatagggaataggtgtgaaaaaggtactcgagtagtgtgttacttgacttaagtcgtaattctattcggttaattgtaacaagagtatgatatgattgtgatttgaagaaataactaattgtaatgttgagaatgtaaataatttgattaaggaaatcAAGGTTGTGTCTCCTTCAATGaaatgtaatgctatcggtgttaatatgatatatttctaatggaaggctCTTTAAATATgaaaatgatttctaaatgactacccaatatttttcaatagttgggta encodes the following:
- the LOC138871919 gene encoding uncharacterized protein, yielding MEEQMEENPFADIDEYIEDTNAIVPPVVGAATFKVEHGLILMLKAEGFFRNSTDDDPTQQLRNFLGVCVMHKHNNVSDDALRLRMFKYSLAGDARKWLQNMLPNSILSWPELVRAFLAKWFPQRLATNVNVLTKIFTKSQTKKVNVVEDVQPISNEDFEEANYVNNSQGGYQRQQYQGQGQQNQWRPHPQVQGNQQWRNDQGDSNQGNRNNNNNFSNRSSNPYVPPKGQYSNQGSSSDSKLEIMIEGILKNQENSDTSIRNMTEFVGSHTASIKKLEMQMRDLSREQNPKQKGTLPSDTIANPKGSGSGPTSHIMAITTQSGKVLQGRSEQVVEVEESKHEVEVEEQSVVEVEKFPEELKVQEENWEEVKEKQLSMNIPFVEAFQEMSGFAKYLKDLITKKRTTKNEVVNMTHRVSSIIATSTVEKKEDPGAFTIPCTIGAHDFARALCDNGASINLMPLAIYKQAGLGMPNPISMRLQMADRSIKRPVGIVDDVLVKVGKFHLPTDFVILDCVVEKEIPIILGRPFLDTGRALMDSEWNEIKFSVNDEEVTFQSSKGMKLPLEYESILVIDVVDEVEDAVEMKMEEQCLGEALAAILVNFDGEDMEGYMESNNFLDVLKEHKQDIGWKIMDIQGIPTGICEHKIQLENETKPSVEHQRRLKLSMQKVGGMTVIENGKNELIPTRMVTELRVCMDYRKLNSATCKDHFPMPFIDQILDRLAGRSFYCSLDGYSGYNQINIALEDQEKTTFACPYRTFFL